A region of Vibrio porteresiae DSM 19223 DNA encodes the following proteins:
- a CDS encoding response regulator, which translates to MSFPVLICDDSALVRKQMARSLPASLNADISFAVHGLDALAQLEKTEFKLMFLDLTMPELDGYGTLEEMQKRGMATPVVVVSGDIQPKAKERVLGLGAKAFIQKPLDKATLNLVLKEIVEPPAQPKLVTPISIDLPVLKRRDIYMEVANVSIGRAADALARHFDVFVHLPLPNVNIFEVSELHMALRDIADNDQVSGVCQGFSGEGIAGEALVLLSDSSVSDLKKLMKVPADSEELEELELLMDVSNILVGSFLNGLGQQAEVRFFQSSPVLLGQHISIESVIRNTAGSFHKTMTFEVSYTIEGTSIRCDLLFMFVDESLPLLDSKLSYLMEDF; encoded by the coding sequence ATGTCGTTCCCCGTACTTATCTGTGATGACTCTGCGTTGGTTCGTAAGCAGATGGCGCGTTCTTTGCCTGCGTCATTAAATGCAGATATCAGTTTTGCTGTACATGGTTTAGATGCTTTAGCTCAGCTTGAAAAAACAGAATTCAAGTTGATGTTTCTTGATCTCACCATGCCTGAACTGGACGGTTATGGCACGCTAGAAGAGATGCAAAAACGCGGTATGGCCACTCCCGTCGTAGTGGTCTCTGGCGACATCCAACCCAAAGCGAAAGAGCGTGTGTTAGGACTAGGCGCAAAAGCCTTTATCCAAAAGCCGCTTGATAAAGCCACCCTAAACTTAGTGCTCAAAGAGATTGTTGAACCACCTGCTCAACCTAAGTTAGTCACGCCGATCTCCATTGATTTACCCGTACTTAAACGGCGCGATATTTATATGGAAGTGGCTAACGTCTCGATTGGTCGAGCCGCTGATGCGCTGGCGCGTCACTTCGATGTGTTTGTGCATTTACCCTTACCAAACGTCAATATTTTTGAAGTCAGTGAGCTACACATGGCGCTTCGCGATATTGCTGATAACGACCAAGTTTCTGGTGTGTGTCAGGGTTTCAGCGGAGAAGGAATTGCCGGTGAGGCGTTAGTTTTGCTTAGTGATTCGAGCGTCTCTGATCTCAAAAAACTGATGAAAGTCCCAGCGGATAGTGAAGAATTAGAAGAGCTTGAACTGTTGATGGATGTTTCCAATATTTTGGTGGGATCGTTCTTAAATGGTTTGGGTCAGCAAGCAGAAGTGCGTTTTTTCCAAAGCTCACCAGTGCTGCTTGGACAACACATTTCTATTGAGTCTGTGATTCGTAATACGGCGGGCTCTTTCCACAAAACGATGACATTTGAAGTGAGTTACACCATCGAAGGCACGTCGATTCGTTGTGATTTGTTGTTTATGTTTGTTGATGAGTCACTGCCATTACTCGACAGCAAACTCTCCTATTTGATGGAGGATTTCTAA
- a CDS encoding PAS domain-containing sensor histidine kinase, translated as MLALPAEFEQFHWMVDMVQNVDMGLIVLDREYKIQVWNGFMTHHSGKQAHDVIGKPLFEIFPEIPHEWFKLKTKPVYDLGCRSFITWQQRPFLFKCRNVRPVTQQAEFMYQNITLNPMRTPTGVVSSMFLSIQDATAEALASLQARENDR; from the coding sequence ATGCTTGCACTGCCTGCCGAATTTGAACAGTTCCACTGGATGGTCGACATGGTGCAAAACGTCGACATGGGGCTAATCGTTTTGGATCGTGAATACAAGATTCAGGTATGGAACGGTTTTATGACCCATCACAGCGGTAAACAAGCCCACGATGTGATAGGCAAACCCCTGTTTGAGATTTTTCCAGAAATTCCGCACGAATGGTTTAAGTTAAAAACCAAACCCGTATATGACTTGGGGTGTCGCAGCTTCATTACATGGCAGCAGAGACCGTTTTTGTTTAAATGCCGTAACGTACGTCCAGTGACTCAACAAGCGGAATTTATGTATCAGAACATTACGCTCAATCCGATGCGTACGCCCACAGGGGTGGTCAGTTCGATGTTCTTATCGATTCAAGATGCGACTGCAGAAGCGCTTGCATCACTTCAAGCTCGAGAAAATGATAGATAA
- a CDS encoding M55 family metallopeptidase, translating into MRIFISADIEGIAGVVASQQCRAGNGEYELARALMEQEVNAAIAGAFDAGATQVVVADSHGPMTNLRADYLDPRAELVSSKPRPFSMVEGIDHQPFDGLFLIGYHSAAGEKGVLAHTINGAAFYRVCVNGLPMAEADLYTSSALEHGAPLLLVSGDDQLQGWIAKRYPGVSYACVKRAISTTAAQSLSPKDAQEKIRAAAFNAVINRTKTEQRLLTPPYVLELSATKPVMADLFALIPGVEQLDARTVTYTANDMKTLISLLCAFSYLGTTQS; encoded by the coding sequence ATGAGAATTTTTATTTCGGCTGATATTGAAGGCATAGCTGGCGTCGTAGCTTCGCAGCAGTGTCGTGCTGGCAATGGTGAGTACGAACTTGCCCGTGCTTTGATGGAACAAGAAGTGAATGCAGCGATTGCTGGTGCGTTCGATGCAGGTGCCACACAGGTGGTGGTGGCAGACAGTCACGGTCCGATGACCAACTTACGTGCGGATTACCTTGATCCTCGAGCGGAGCTGGTCTCCAGTAAACCTCGTCCATTTTCTATGGTCGAAGGGATTGACCATCAACCTTTTGATGGTCTGTTCTTGATTGGTTATCACAGCGCGGCGGGTGAAAAGGGCGTATTAGCCCATACCATCAACGGCGCCGCGTTCTATCGTGTGTGTGTTAATGGTCTGCCAATGGCAGAAGCCGATCTCTACACCTCATCAGCCCTAGAGCACGGCGCTCCTTTGCTGTTGGTATCGGGGGATGATCAGTTGCAAGGCTGGATTGCAAAACGCTATCCCGGTGTGAGCTATGCTTGTGTTAAACGCGCTATTTCCACCACTGCGGCTCAATCGCTCAGCCCTAAAGATGCACAAGAAAAAATTCGCGCAGCGGCGTTTAATGCCGTCATCAACCGCACTAAAACCGAGCAACGCTTATTAACTCCCCCTTATGTACTGGAACTGAGTGCCACTAAACCAGTAATGGCTGACCTGTTTGCTTTGATTCCTGGCGTGGAGCAATTGGATGCACGCACGGTCACTTATACGGCCAATGATATGAAAACGCTGATCAGTTTATTGTGTGCATTTTCCTATCTAGGTACGACGCAAAGTTAA
- a CDS encoding DmpA family aminopeptidase — MDSLQARISLLLDRWRSERQLGFRHFASGKHDRITDVAGVTVGHHTLNDGECQTGVTAISPKAVGIYAEPLPCGVAVLNGFAKPIGLVQIEELGRLETPIVLTNTLCVGRAFSGTVRYMIEQNPQIGRTLPTVNPLVLECNDGYLNDIQALAITEEMVMETLSHTETEFARGSVGAGRGMSCFALKGGIGTSSCVVPSLNATLGVLVLANFGALSALQLEGIPMGETLQALLNTHSEQQDKGSIIIVMATDAPLDARQLKRVAKRAGAGLGRLGSYWGHGSGDIAVAFSTQSQSQNISDSELDPMLRAAAEATERAVLDALMQATQVTGFAGHQRPALSDLLDQLVTQQH, encoded by the coding sequence ATGGACAGTTTACAAGCACGTATCTCCTTACTTTTAGACCGTTGGCGCTCTGAGCGCCAACTGGGCTTTCGCCATTTTGCCAGTGGTAAACATGACCGCATCACTGATGTTGCAGGAGTGACCGTCGGTCACCACACCTTAAATGATGGTGAATGCCAAACGGGCGTCACTGCGATTTCACCCAAAGCGGTGGGTATTTATGCTGAGCCTTTACCGTGCGGTGTGGCGGTATTAAACGGGTTTGCCAAACCCATCGGGCTAGTTCAAATCGAAGAACTTGGCCGCTTAGAAACCCCGATAGTGTTAACCAATACCCTCTGTGTTGGCCGAGCGTTTAGTGGCACAGTTCGCTATATGATTGAGCAAAATCCGCAAATTGGACGCACCTTGCCCACGGTCAATCCTCTGGTGTTGGAGTGTAATGACGGTTACCTCAACGACATTCAAGCGCTGGCGATCACCGAAGAAATGGTGATGGAAACGCTAAGTCACACAGAGACAGAATTTGCTCGCGGCAGTGTTGGTGCAGGGCGCGGCATGAGCTGCTTTGCCTTAAAAGGTGGTATTGGCACCAGCTCTTGTGTGGTTCCTAGTCTTAATGCCACTCTGGGTGTGTTGGTGCTTGCTAACTTTGGCGCTCTTAGTGCACTTCAGTTAGAAGGTATTCCGATGGGTGAAACGCTGCAAGCGCTGCTCAACACCCATAGCGAGCAGCAGGATAAAGGCTCAATCATTATTGTTATGGCAACCGATGCGCCCCTCGATGCGCGCCAATTGAAACGCGTGGCAAAACGTGCCGGGGCAGGGCTTGGTCGTTTAGGCAGTTATTGGGGACATGGCTCTGGCGACATTGCGGTCGCTTTTTCTACCCAGTCACAAAGTCAGAATATCTCTGATAGTGAGCTGGACCCAATGCTGCGAGCCGCAGCCGAAGCGACCGAGCGTGCAGTTTTGGATGCGTTAATGCAAGCGACGCAAGTAACCGGATTTGCTGGACATCAACGTCCAGCGTTAAGTGATCTGTTGGATCAGTTAGTGACTCAACAACATTAA
- a CDS encoding GMP reductase, producing the protein MRIEQELKLGFKDVLFRPKRSTLKSRSQVNLTREFTFKHSGRQWSGVPIIAANMDSVGSFAMAEALAKHDVMTAIHKHYTVEQWAEFVNGASQNTLNKVMVSTGTSEADFVKTQQVLALSEELIFICIDIANGYSEHLVEYVEKVRAAFPDKIISAGNVVTGDMVEELILAGADIVKVGIGPGSVCTTRVKTGVGYPQLSAIIECADAAHGLGGRIIGDGGCTCPGDVSKAFGGGADFVMLGGMLAAHEESGGELIEQDGSVFMKFYGMSSQSAMDKHSGGVANYRAAEGKTVLLPYKGPVEHSIQDILGGVRSTCTYVGAAQLKELTKRTTFIRVQEQENNVYGKE; encoded by the coding sequence ATGCGTATCGAACAAGAACTTAAGTTAGGTTTTAAAGATGTATTGTTTCGCCCGAAACGTTCTACACTCAAAAGCCGTTCTCAAGTAAATTTAACCCGCGAGTTTACATTCAAGCACAGCGGTCGTCAATGGTCAGGTGTACCTATTATTGCAGCTAATATGGATTCAGTCGGAAGTTTTGCGATGGCTGAAGCATTAGCTAAGCATGATGTGATGACGGCAATTCACAAACACTACACTGTTGAACAGTGGGCGGAGTTTGTGAACGGGGCTAGCCAAAACACCTTAAACAAGGTGATGGTCTCGACTGGTACTTCAGAAGCCGACTTCGTTAAGACACAACAAGTGCTAGCGTTAAGCGAAGAACTGATCTTTATCTGTATCGATATTGCCAACGGTTACTCCGAGCATTTGGTGGAATACGTAGAGAAAGTGCGTGCGGCATTCCCAGATAAAATCATCTCTGCCGGTAACGTTGTAACTGGCGATATGGTGGAAGAGCTTATCCTTGCTGGCGCAGATATCGTAAAAGTGGGTATTGGCCCTGGTTCTGTGTGTACCACTCGCGTAAAAACAGGCGTAGGTTACCCGCAGCTATCAGCCATTATCGAATGTGCTGATGCCGCACACGGCCTTGGTGGCCGTATCATCGGTGATGGCGGCTGTACTTGCCCTGGCGACGTATCTAAAGCGTTTGGTGGCGGTGCCGATTTCGTGATGCTCGGCGGTATGTTAGCAGCCCACGAAGAGTCAGGTGGCGAACTCATTGAACAAGATGGTTCTGTCTTCATGAAGTTCTACGGCATGTCTTCACAAAGCGCGATGGACAAGCACTCCGGCGGCGTTGCCAATTACCGCGCAGCTGAAGGAAAAACTGTACTATTGCCATACAAAGGCCCAGTAGAACACTCCATCCAAGACATCCTTGGCGGCGTACGCTCAACCTGCACCTACGTAGGCGCAGCGCAGCTTAAAGAGCTAACTAAGCGCACCACTTTTATCCGCGTACAAGAGCAAGAAAACAACGTGTACGGGAAAGAGTAA
- a CDS encoding ABC transporter permease, producing the protein MLSYVVRRLLEMIPVLLVVSLLVFGFIKLLPGDPARVYAGEDATLEAVEAARIHLGLDKPLPQQYFHWLNGLAHGDLGVTYRTRQPVKEVIAESFMPTFWLALAGFVWSVILGLVVGVFSALKRGKWQDWTLMSAAIGGISVPPFWLGLLLIQFVAMPFGIFSVSGFNQPSDIILPALTLGASVAAVMARFTRSAFLEVAQEDYVRTAKAKGLRARLVTWKHVMRNALIPVITMLGLQFGFLLGGSIVVERVFSWPGLGWLLIESIQTQDQPVIQALVMLFVLEFIVINLLVDLLYAVVNPAIRLR; encoded by the coding sequence TTGTTATCGTATGTTGTTCGTCGATTATTAGAAATGATCCCGGTACTACTGGTGGTCTCCTTATTGGTGTTTGGTTTTATCAAACTGTTACCGGGAGATCCAGCGCGCGTCTATGCCGGGGAAGATGCCACATTGGAAGCGGTGGAGGCGGCGCGGATCCATTTAGGTTTAGATAAGCCATTACCACAGCAATATTTTCATTGGCTCAATGGGTTAGCTCATGGCGACTTAGGTGTGACCTACCGAACTCGTCAGCCAGTAAAAGAAGTGATTGCTGAAAGCTTTATGCCAACCTTCTGGTTGGCATTAGCGGGATTCGTTTGGTCGGTGATTCTGGGTTTAGTGGTGGGCGTATTTTCTGCCTTAAAGCGCGGGAAATGGCAAGATTGGACCTTAATGAGTGCCGCGATTGGCGGCATCTCAGTCCCACCATTTTGGCTGGGCTTACTGCTCATTCAATTTGTCGCGATGCCATTTGGGATTTTCTCGGTCAGTGGATTTAATCAACCCAGCGACATTATCTTGCCTGCATTAACGCTCGGCGCTTCGGTAGCGGCAGTGATGGCGCGATTTACTCGCTCAGCCTTTTTGGAAGTGGCACAAGAAGATTATGTGCGCACCGCGAAGGCCAAAGGGTTACGTGCTCGATTAGTTACATGGAAACACGTGATGCGAAATGCGTTAATTCCTGTGATCACCATGCTCGGTCTGCAATTTGGCTTCTTGCTGGGGGGCTCAATTGTTGTTGAGCGAGTATTTAGCTGGCCGGGACTCGGATGGCTTTTGATTGAATCGATTCAAACCCAAGACCAGCCCGTGATTCAAGCGTTAGTCATGCTGTTTGTTCTTGAATTTATAGTGATTAATTTATTGGTGGATCTGCTTTATGCCGTAGTGAACCCAGCGATTCGTCTGCGTTAG
- a CDS encoding NADH:ubiquinone oxidoreductase, translating into MKILLILMTSVSAGVASGDHFHSFLLGLGIATLAVGCCHWFAFRSSKFPELALFLLICGLLAKVTITVIGVMWGISRDLITSPLVFALSYLFFSVVATYVWFRYQEYLLAVKQKVRKRLA; encoded by the coding sequence ATGAAAATTTTATTGATCTTGATGACATCAGTGTCGGCGGGCGTCGCGTCAGGGGATCATTTCCACTCCTTCCTTCTGGGTTTAGGTATTGCGACCTTAGCGGTGGGTTGTTGCCACTGGTTTGCGTTTCGCAGCAGTAAATTCCCAGAATTAGCCCTTTTTTTGCTTATTTGTGGGCTGCTTGCGAAAGTCACCATCACTGTGATTGGGGTTATGTGGGGGATCTCTAGAGATCTGATCACTTCTCCATTGGTGTTTGCGTTGTCCTATTTGTTCTTCTCAGTAGTGGCAACCTATGTATGGTTCCGTTATCAAGAGTACTTGTTAGCGGTTAAGCAAAAGGTGCGGAAAAGGCTGGCATAA
- a CDS encoding dienelactone hydrolase family protein yields the protein MKKLLCVLLSSAFCLLSPSSNAASQGATGKDYVHQEIDSPDRSFPTFYQKLKDHRMPFALAWHDGMDPVAWHKKALAKAQELILPYSDNTPFNSVVIDQIDRGSYIAQKVVFNISDESRVMALLLTPKGKGPFPAALFLHDHGARFDIGKEKFVETWNDDARLASSKQWAHKYFTDRFPGDELAKRGYVVLSIDALGWGDRSVSGFKTDSQQALASNLFNLGSSFAGIIALDDLRAAKYLASLPKVDKQRVASVGFSMGAFRSWQVAALSPDIKASVVDCWMGTMQGLMVPGNNQLKGQSSFTMLHPYIARYLDYPDVAGLAAPKPMLVYAGGQDPLFPVTAVKEAFGKLHSIWQANNADDKLVTKVWPEKSHIFTQDMQEAAFNWLDQQFKVKH from the coding sequence ATGAAGAAACTCCTCTGTGTACTTCTTAGCAGTGCGTTCTGCCTGCTTAGCCCCAGTTCCAACGCGGCCTCACAAGGCGCAACGGGTAAAGATTATGTCCACCAAGAAATTGACTCACCGGATCGCAGCTTTCCTACTTTTTATCAAAAGCTAAAAGATCACCGCATGCCGTTTGCTCTGGCTTGGCATGACGGCATGGACCCGGTAGCATGGCACAAAAAGGCGTTAGCAAAAGCGCAGGAACTGATTCTGCCTTACTCCGACAACACGCCATTCAATTCGGTGGTGATTGATCAGATTGACCGTGGCAGCTACATCGCACAAAAGGTGGTGTTTAACATCAGTGATGAGAGCCGCGTCATGGCGTTGCTGCTAACGCCAAAAGGCAAAGGTCCCTTCCCTGCTGCGCTCTTTTTACACGACCACGGCGCACGCTTTGACATAGGTAAAGAGAAGTTTGTTGAAACATGGAACGACGATGCACGCTTAGCGTCATCCAAACAGTGGGCGCACAAATACTTCACCGATCGTTTCCCGGGAGATGAGTTAGCCAAACGAGGTTACGTGGTGCTGTCGATTGATGCGCTTGGTTGGGGCGACCGCTCTGTCTCAGGGTTTAAAACCGACTCACAACAAGCGTTAGCCTCTAACCTGTTTAACCTCGGCAGTTCATTTGCTGGCATTATTGCTCTTGATGACCTGCGCGCTGCAAAATACCTTGCAAGCTTACCTAAGGTCGACAAACAACGGGTCGCTTCGGTCGGTTTCTCTATGGGGGCATTTCGTTCGTGGCAAGTTGCAGCGCTTTCTCCCGACATTAAAGCCAGCGTTGTTGATTGTTGGATGGGAACCATGCAAGGTTTGATGGTTCCGGGCAATAACCAGTTGAAAGGTCAGTCCTCTTTTACCATGCTGCACCCTTATATTGCCCGTTATCTTGATTATCCTGATGTCGCAGGTTTGGCAGCGCCTAAACCTATGTTGGTTTATGCCGGTGGTCAAGATCCGCTCTTTCCTGTCACTGCGGTCAAAGAAGCCTTTGGTAAATTGCACAGCATTTGGCAAGCCAATAACGCAGACGATAAATTGGTCACCAAAGTTTGGCCTGAAAAATCGCATATTTTTACGCAGGATATGCAAGAAGCCGCGTTTAATTGGCTCGATCAGCAATTTAAGGTGAAACACTAA
- a CDS encoding NAD(P)H-hydrate dehydratase yields MPLPNSFYTAQQVKQGEVQAAKAKGLEMFSLMERAGQAVFTIALAQYPSAHHWLVCCGGGNNGGDGYIAACLAKSMGHQVTVWQIGDPEKLTGDALTAYYHWLDHGGDVYPVDDRIPRDVDLILDGLLGTGLNGPVREPVSDVIDTINQSGKPVIAIDIPSGLSADTGAVLGKSVRAQHTISFIGLKQGLVTGEARNYVGKLHFAGLGVSESFDEQNIPTVKAIDTRLMKLCLPRRAASSHKGKHGKAVLIGGHAGMGGAMILSAQACSRVGCGLTAALVHPENTTAMLMAAPEVMCAGWTEERLAQRLEWCDVIGLGPGLGRDDQSQYLFDAVRASQKPKVVDADALCLLAQTPNYDDRRILTPHSAEAARLLGASVELIEADRYKAITALQQKYGGVIVLKGAGTLVCDGHETFVCLAGNPGMATGGMGDVLTGVITSLLAQGLSLFNAAKAGVLIHSQAADKDAELKGERGLLASDLLPHLRMLVN; encoded by the coding sequence ATGCCACTGCCAAATTCGTTCTACACTGCGCAACAAGTCAAACAAGGTGAAGTCCAAGCTGCCAAAGCGAAGGGCCTTGAGATGTTCAGTTTAATGGAAAGAGCGGGGCAAGCGGTCTTTACCATTGCACTGGCTCAGTATCCTTCTGCTCATCACTGGTTAGTGTGCTGCGGTGGCGGCAACAATGGCGGCGACGGTTATATCGCGGCTTGTCTGGCTAAATCAATGGGACATCAAGTTACGGTTTGGCAAATTGGTGATCCTGAAAAACTCACAGGTGATGCCCTAACGGCTTACTATCATTGGTTGGATCATGGTGGTGATGTTTATCCTGTGGATGATCGCATTCCTCGCGATGTGGATCTGATTTTGGACGGCCTTTTAGGCACAGGTTTAAACGGACCAGTGCGCGAGCCTGTCAGTGATGTGATCGACACCATTAATCAAAGCGGTAAGCCGGTTATCGCCATCGATATCCCTTCGGGTTTGAGCGCTGATACGGGTGCAGTGCTGGGTAAATCTGTGCGAGCTCAGCACACCATCAGTTTTATTGGACTCAAACAAGGCTTAGTGACGGGCGAAGCTCGCAATTACGTTGGTAAGCTTCACTTTGCGGGGTTGGGCGTATCGGAAAGCTTTGATGAGCAGAATATTCCCACGGTAAAAGCGATTGATACGCGCCTGATGAAGCTCTGTTTGCCTCGTCGTGCGGCAAGCTCTCACAAAGGGAAACACGGTAAAGCGGTGTTGATTGGTGGCCATGCAGGCATGGGCGGCGCCATGATTCTCTCTGCTCAAGCATGCAGCCGTGTGGGATGTGGTTTAACCGCAGCGCTCGTTCATCCAGAAAACACTACCGCGATGTTAATGGCAGCGCCAGAAGTGATGTGTGCCGGTTGGACTGAAGAGCGCTTAGCTCAGCGTTTAGAGTGGTGTGATGTGATTGGCCTTGGCCCAGGTTTGGGGCGTGATGACCAAAGTCAGTACCTTTTCGATGCGGTAAGAGCCAGTCAAAAACCCAAAGTGGTCGATGCTGATGCGCTTTGCCTGTTGGCTCAAACGCCTAATTATGATGATCGCCGTATTTTGACTCCTCACTCGGCAGAAGCGGCACGACTACTGGGTGCCAGTGTTGAACTGATCGAAGCGGATCGCTATAAAGCCATTACGGCGCTGCAACAAAAATACGGTGGTGTCATCGTGCTAAAAGGGGCCGGCACTCTGGTGTGCGATGGACATGAAACGTTTGTTTGTCTAGCGGGGAATCCGGGGATGGCAACTGGCGGCATGGGCGATGTCCTCACTGGGGTGATCACCTCTCTGCTTGCGCAAGGTTTATCACTCTTTAACGCAGCAAAAGCAGGGGTATTGATCCACAGCCAAGCAGCTGACAAAGATGCAGAGCTCAAAGGTGAACGTGGATTATTAGCTAGCGACCTTCTGCCACATCTGAGAATGTTAGTAAATTAG
- a CDS encoding ABC transporter permease subunit produces MENTLSISTQGPIRSPWRDFWQRFLRNPMALASGGFVLLLVLVALLAPWLAPYDPMISDWMAISSPPSWAHWMGTDDLGRDVMSRIIYGARISMYVGTFSVTLGMVVGIVLGLVAGYYGGKVDMLIMRGADVLFAFPGMLLAIAVVAILGPGLNNVIVAVAVFSVPVFARIVRASTLSLKQSPYVDAVKCVGASDKLILFRHILPGTLSSVIVYFTMRIGSSILTAASLSFIGLGPEPDVPEWGNILAMGRNMMMAGIWHVSVFPGLAIFLTVLAFNLLGDALRDTLDPKLK; encoded by the coding sequence ATGGAAAACACTTTATCTATCAGTACTCAAGGGCCGATTCGCTCTCCTTGGCGTGATTTCTGGCAACGTTTCTTGCGTAACCCAATGGCACTGGCTTCTGGCGGATTTGTGCTGCTACTGGTGTTGGTTGCGCTATTAGCACCATGGCTTGCCCCCTATGACCCGATGATTTCTGATTGGATGGCGATCTCCTCGCCACCTAGTTGGGCACACTGGATGGGCACAGATGATTTAGGTCGTGATGTGATGAGCCGGATCATTTATGGCGCGCGAATCTCGATGTATGTCGGAACGTTTTCGGTCACTCTTGGTATGGTTGTTGGTATTGTTTTAGGGCTTGTTGCTGGCTATTACGGTGGCAAAGTTGACATGTTGATTATGCGTGGCGCGGATGTGCTGTTTGCTTTTCCCGGTATGCTGTTGGCGATTGCCGTCGTAGCGATTTTAGGTCCAGGCCTAAATAACGTGATCGTTGCTGTGGCAGTGTTTAGTGTGCCGGTATTTGCGAGGATCGTGCGAGCGTCGACATTATCTTTGAAACAATCGCCTTATGTGGACGCCGTGAAATGTGTCGGTGCATCCGACAAATTGATTCTGTTTCGTCATATCTTGCCAGGCACTTTATCGAGTGTGATTGTTTATTTCACCATGCGTATTGGTTCGAGTATCTTAACGGCGGCAAGCTTGAGCTTTATTGGCTTAGGGCCAGAGCCTGATGTACCTGAGTGGGGTAACATTTTGGCGATGGGACGCAATATGATGATGGCAGGTATTTGGCATGTCAGTGTGTTCCCCGGTCTCGCGATTTTTCTCACGGTACTGGCGTTTAATTTGCTTGGCGATGCACTGCGCGATACCTTAGACCCGAAATTGAAATGA